The Arthrobacter oryzae DNA window GGCTCATGAAACGATCTACCGTGCGCTCTACCAATAAGCATCCGCCTCGTTCCAGCGGGATCTGCCCGCCTGCTGCGTTCGGGTAAGTTCAGCAGGCGACCAAGGTCCAGGACCAAGGTGAAGCCACGCCAGTACATTACAGATGCCCCGAAAATCGGGGACCGCCCAGCCCACATCGCCACCAGGGAGGAAGCTGGCCATTGGGAAGGTGACCTCACGCTCTTCGCGACTCCTCGTCGCTTTCGTGCTCCGTCCGGGGAGCAGGTCCGACAACGTGCGTGACCAGCTCATCGAAGTGCTCGCAGTCATGCCCGCCACCTTGCGGAGGACATTGACGTGGGACCGTGGATCAGAGATGGCCAAACACGCCGAGATCACAGCTGCGCTGGGGACGCTCGTGTACTTCTGCGATCCGGCCAGCCCCTGGCAGCGCGCGTCAAACGAGAACGCTAATGGCCTACTTCGGTTGTACTTCCGGAAAGGAGATGACCTAGGCACCATCAAACCGGCGGATGCCCTCTTCGCCGCAACGGAGATCAACAGCCGCCCCAGAGCTGTGCTGAATTAGTCCAGCGCATCCGCCAAGTTCGCGACTTATCACGACGCAGCGGCCAAGTTAGCAGTGCCTGGTTCATCCGTCCCGTAAGGAGATCCTCCACCGACCACCGTCCGGCCCCATTTAGCGTGCGTCCAAATTCCCGGCTTTCCGGGGGTGAAGTTTGCCGTTATTTGGCGGCTTTTCTTGATCGATAAATGTCGCTAGTTGCCGATGACGAGGATGCTGGCTGCTGCTTCGATGACGTCGTCGGTGATGGTTTTGAGCTGGTTGATTTTGAGAACGGAGCGATCTGGGGGAACAGTCGCCCTGGCACGCCTGTTCACTGCTTCGGAGAAATCGGACAAATTGACCGAGCAGGGTGTGGTGTTTGTGTTGGCTGCGGCAATCCTCTGGACGTTGGAGATGCTGCGGGGCACCACGGCGTCCGACACTCGAATGGTGGTACCACAGACCCATCCAACCTCTGGATACTCTGCCGAACGTGTCACACTGAGATCCACCTACGACGTAAGCGTGGCAGGATCTCTATGGAGGGGGACGG harbors:
- a CDS encoding IS30 family transposase encodes the protein MPRKSGTAQPTSPPGRKLAIGKVTSRSSRLLVAFVLRPGSRSDNVRDQLIEVLAVMPATLRRTLTWDRGSEMAKHAEITAALGTLVYFCDPASPWQRASNENANGLLRLYFRKGDDLGTIKPADALFAATEINSRPRAVLN
- a CDS encoding HNH endonuclease, which gives rise to MDVGDAAGHHGVRHSNGGTTDPSNLWILCRTCHTEIHLRRKRGRISMEGDGNDS